A genome region from Primulina eburnea isolate SZY01 chromosome 9, ASM2296580v1, whole genome shotgun sequence includes the following:
- the LOC140840535 gene encoding uncharacterized protein, with the protein MGVCSSCEATSVATAKLILYDGRLQEFPHPVKVSYVLQKNPSCFICNSDEMDFDDVVSAVSDDEELQPGQLYFALPLSRLQRRLQAEEIAALAVKASSALTKSGEKCGLRGNVLVFAEENGARVRPRKVSDAVDSGSRRRNAGGGGGAGRRGGKFPERLSAIPE; encoded by the coding sequence ATGGGTGTATGCAGTTCTTGCGAGGCGACTTCTGTGGCAACGGCTAAGTTGATATTGTACGATGGGAGATTGCAAGAGTTTCCTCACCCGGTTAAGGTCTCCTACGTCTTGCAGAAGAATCCATCTTGCTTCATTTGTAATTCTGATGAAATGGATTTCGACGACGTTGTATCGGCTGTGAGCGATGACGAGGAGCTGCAGCCGGGCCAGCTCTACTTTGCGCTGCCGCTGAGCCGGCTGCAGCGCAGGCTGCAGGCGGAGGAGATAGCCGCGTTGGCGGTGAAGGCGAGTTCTGCTCTGACCAAGAGTGGGGAGAAATGCGGGCTTCGGGGGAATGTGTTGGTATTCGCCGAGGAGAATGGTGCCAGAGTACGGCCGAGGAAGGTGTCAGATGCGGTAGATAGCGGATCCAGGAGGCGGAATGCGGGTGGCGGCGGTGGTGCCGGGAGGCGTGGTGGGAAGTTCCCTGAGCGGTTGAGCGCGATTCCTGAGTAG